The DNA sequence acaccatgaacatacataatacacatcagaacatgaacatacataatacacatcagaacaccatgaacatacataatacacatcagaacatgaacatacataatacacatcagaacatgaacatacataatacacatcagaacaccatgaacatacataatacacatcagAACACCACGAACATGCATAATACACATCAgaacaccatgaacatacataatacgtttgcaaaatgtcaaaaaatcctttaaaatcacGTTCCTATCTTCATAAATTTTAAGAAAGTCTATCTTTTAAATCCAAAAAGCCTAAGAATTTGATCCCTCCATGTTCTGCGCGGTTTGACCATACAGAGTTCTTCTGCAGGAGAAAATCCCGTGGGGCTGACGAAACTATACGGTAAAGGCCTTGGTTTCGCGGGCTTGGTCTCCTCTTCTTTGCTCTTGGTGGCATCCTGGGATTCTGGTGCAAGTTTAAAGGTTTCTATACTCGACAGAAACAGCTTTCGGGGAATAAACTTTTGTATTTTCCCTGTTTCTAATGCAGCAAGATCCCCAGGTTTGTCCAATCCAAATTTGACTGACTTGGTTTTCTGTTTTAACTCTTGTAATTTAACAGGTTTCTGTAAACATTTGTTTTCCTGACTCGCATCTGAGgtgttcacaatttttgtttcttCCAAAACACTGCCGTCATCCTGATCTAATTTCTGGACTGTTATGTCTTTGAGAACTATTGCACATGCATTTTCGATAATGTTCACGATGTATACTGCAACATCCTctgtttttatatcaagttCTTCGCCACTTATTTTAGGAACTGAATGTGTGATTTGTCCGCTCTCAAAGGCTGCCTTGTCTTCTGACTTTTCCTCCAGCATTGCCTTTTTTGTCCCCGTGCTTGTCTCAAAGACATTTCTCTTCCTTTCCTTCGGTTTATGTAACTGCAAGAAATAATCATTATCAGCCCATGACGGCAGGAATGAAGACACATTTGCATTGACagcttttaaaatttcaattttcgaGATGGTCTCCTTAACTTGTTCATAAGGTACAAAgtcatttttcatatcattgTCGTCTGTCATAGAGCGGAAAACATTTCTAGAGATCATCTTttgattttccatttgcattttaTCGCCTCCAAGCAATCACACGGTATGTTTATGTTTGGTCGCAAGGGTGAATGTGTTACGTCGTACACATTATGACGTGCTGTACATTGTGACGTAATAAATTGGTGACGTTTAAGAAATCAGATATTCTCTGAAAGAAGAGCATACACTTTCACCTCTTTCCTGTCCTGTTTTTCACTCACAAAGCATATGCTTAGTGTACAGTAAATGATTAATGTCAAccattaatttttcatttcatgaaaACGAATTCttgaaatgaattgatgatcattgggataaaaaaaaaaaaaaagaaaaaaaaaagaagcactAAATACTATAGCAGCACCTCTTATCACATGAGCTTGAAAAATCATCTCAGGCgacctaaaaaaaaaccaccaaaaaaCGAGGGTTAAGGGTTTTTTCACAAACGCCCCATAGttattgataaattttcataaGATATAAAGTATtcatctaaatattaaaaaaaatttaggaCTTGAAATTTGTTGTGAAGGGGGAAATTGGGTATCTAGTGTAGGGTTCTATctaaaaacacatttcatttatTGTCGGGTGAAAATAACCGaaacaaatgttcaatataattttttttctttgtatgaGAATACCAAAACCAATACAAAGCTTGCAAATGGTCCCAGTAAAGCATATACGagattttttgtttattatcTGTGTTAGTATCTTTGAAAACGCTAAAGGGTCtctttttgatatttcatgtgCTTGAAAAACAGCATATAAAGTAAAATCTGAGAAATATTAGAATTATCAACTAAATCATTAGATAACCACACCATAGATATGCAGCcgaaaaatatacatgtaatctcgTCTGTGCAGTCTGGCAATTAGACtcatttgggaaaagtttttggccaaataaaattaattaacattaaaagattgtCATtaacaatacattatatatccAAGACACCCATGGAATTCAGGTCTGAATTATTTACAAAACCTATTGTCGTCTCTTTCAAGTTCACCAAAAGTGTTCTTTATCAACGTTTAATAGATAACTTTTGTTTACAATCATATCTCAAAAGACCAATCAActtaaaagggaaaaaaattatcCTTAAATTCAGAACGTCTTCACattctttgaatattgaaaaaggcAGGCACAATAATGTTTTAAGGACTGCGAGGCTTTGTAAATTATgtgattataatgatatagaagatgagtttcattttatcctgaaatgtccattttacaacgatttgagaaagaaatatattaagggtttttattacacaaaaccAAGTGTCTTTAAATTAGTTAAGCTCCTTAGTGTAGACAATACTaaagaactcaataacttggGAAAATTCTTAGTACAAGCTGTGAAAATACGAAGTTTAGCATTGTaagtcaaaaatgtaattatagtatttttctaataacatgtgcatctcataatgtgattacatgtatattattttatatttgtatttcttttccTTCTATCTTCTCCTATCCACTCACCTGTTGTTTTATCTTATTCAAttagatatattgtgtatatacatgtacatgtactagatgtattccgatgagttgtataactcaaggacaataaagaattgaattgaatttatgTTCACTAGACTTTTGAACATGGAAATTGTATTGAttagaaatgattaattttcgTTATTCAAAGTCTAACCTAATTAAAGTCATCATCGTCTAAttttgatctttttttttttttttttttgctcatTACAACCGTTACCTAATAGGTATGGAGGTGGCCGGTGTAAATTCACGGTGTTGACAGGATAATTGTTTAACTGCTGGGTAAAGaactgaccggtcacaccggacCCTGTCCGTGGCGTGAAGACATGATGCACTGTAACACCTcgcatcattaaaaaaaaacgtcAACACCATGTACATTTATCTGTAATTACAAGAATTTCTCAAATTAAAGCTGTTCTGGTTTTAAAGTTTGAATTCGTACTTTAActagttttgttttgaaaatggttCCCtcatattgaataaaattgGAAATCATATTTAATGATTTAAAGCTAGAAAGCAATACGACATTTTTTCTTATAGGTTAATTCACCAGACATCATACAGCCTTTATCTACATAAAGGATGTTCTAAAGGTTTTCATATATATGAGAGAATTCAACACGAACGTAGAATCACGAGACTCCTCACCGTGGATCGACGTCAGGCTTTGGGTCGATCGATATTCAAATGAAAAGTTGAACATGTTGACGGAATTTAAATAGTCATTTATATTTTCTCAAtttaaaatagcaattttttgaaTGAACATATTGAATACATAAAAAAGTTAATTCAAACACACTATCTTGCCAAAATAGCACACATCTCTCCTACATATAGTATTTCTTATAGATTAGAAAAGTATGTGTACATTAAGATAAAACGGTGTCCAATCCATGGTGAAAACAGGGGACAAggacaaataaaatgttttagagATGTAGTACAAAATTTATTgagatttattttttacaaatgaaatttcaattttaatcaCAGGCATTTATCTATATATGTGAGAGTTGCCCTTGATAGAATGACCTAtgaatttaattcaaaatgtcaaGTACGCCTAAAATGAAAGTTTCTTAAGTAATCTGATTTAAAGTTGTGCTTGAAATGCAAATTAAATCAAACTTTAACCGTCATATTCATTAGTATGGTTTGTTGTTCGGAATTATATATACATCCACAAAGTTTTATATCTCCTTGACGTTTTCTTGTGTTACAATGATGTCTCAAATTTGTACTATGTATGGTACCTGAATTTGTGAATAAACCCATCCCTAGATACTATACACGCTCCTGTCCTACATGTAGAAAACCACAGCAGTCAGTTGTACTATTGTATCCGATATATTTACAATACTGTCAAAATGAAAGTAATAACTTTCTAATTTATGAAAAGAAATACTAGTCTTTCAGAACTGTTACCATCTCCTAAAGAAGACAAAAAATTAGATAGAAGAAATTAgtaaaagaaaaatgtaaacttAATGAAGAATCTTCAATTAAAACATCTCcatttttatcataaaacaTGTTGCATGTATTTCTTCATTCTTAACCACATGTATTTGAACTCTGTCCAGTGCACCAGGTGCAGAGAGATAAATATTGAATCAATCCACCTTCAAAGTTTACAGtctaaaattttaattattgtgtTTAATAATATCAATTTTTTGTGTTTAATTATTCCTGCGGGTCAGCTTCATTGAGTTTCACGGTGTTGACAAATTAATTACACAGAGGCGTAATGGCCAAGATAGCCGTGAAAAACGCCCGGGCCAGTGGTCACACTTTCTTATCCCAAGGCAATAATCTCGCGTGTGCTCAGGTCATTTTAGCAGTCTCCCGATTCCAAcgatttcattggttgaaatacAAGGAGTCCACAATCTTTATAAACTGTTGAAGGTATGAATTTCAGCATCATTCGCTGATTGCATTTCGGAGCAAAGAAACAAAATCAGACATGGCAGGGCTTTATTCTTTACCACAGTCTGCCTTCTATCCCAGTCAACCAGCGGTTCAGCTTCCCACTTACGACTTCTCCGctttaaagtttcagacaacaACTGCTTCCAATCAAGCATTCCAAGGTATAATAATTTCTTATTTTCTCCACGTCCTAAACCGATTAAACGCTGTAAAGTATACTTTCATACCCTCAACCCACACGCAAGCACgcactcatatatatatatatatatatatatatatatatatatatatgtatatttactgACTTTCATCACGGTGACCCGAGTGGAATACAGCAAATCGTCACtctcttttttatatatatatggaatgcGGTATCTTTGGAGATATACTGTTAAAGCATAACATGTGTAATAATTGTGATGCAAGCAATTCATAGCTATGAAAACGAAGCTAAATTGTTTTCTATACATCGTATTTTTTTCACTTTAGGTCAGACCGGAATAAATCAGATGGGTGGGGCCTATGTTAATGGCAAGGCACTTTCCGAGTCCGTGCGACGACAGATCGTAGAGATGTCCCAGAACAACATTCGTGCTTGCGACATCGCCAAGCAACTCAAAGTTTCACATGGATGTGTCAGCAAGCTGTTGAAGAAATATCGAAACACAGGTTCTTATAAAGCTGGCTCGACAGGTGGATCCAAGCCAAAGGTTGCCGTACCGGAAGTTGTGAAGATGATTATGGGATATAAAGATGAAAATCCCACCATATTTGCCTGGGAGATACGGGAGAGGCTGATTAAAGAGAGAAAGGTTACAAAGTTTAACATCCCAAGCATAAGTTCCATCAACAGGATCTTGCGTATCAATCCATCCGACACAACCCGGCGTTCCTCCTTGGGATCTAGTTCTTCCCCGTCATCATCTGAAAGTTCTGTAAGCCCACCCATCCTTGTCAAGCGCTCCCCCGTTGGTTATAGTATCAATGCTATCTTAGGGCACCAGAATGCACCAGAGAATTCTGAAGTTTCCTCAACACCGATAATGCCTCAACTGCGGAAACGGAAGTTTGGTGAAATTGATGATGGCGATGATATTCTGAAAATTGCAGTTAAATCGGCTCGTCTGATAGAGGAGGATGAACCCCCAGAAAAAACAACAGAGAAATCGGATAGTACCGGATGTTCATTGCCAGCTGCTCCACAACCGCCCACTACTGATCTCTGCAAAGATCTGGGCTCTCTCCTTGATATGCTTCCATGGGTGCCTTCACAAATCTCCTCATTCAAAAGTAATCCTGCGAATCAGTTGGACGACTCCTTTGCTTCTCTCATTGGTTCCAATAAAGGCACATTAGGCAAAGATATCCAGGAAAATCAAACAGCACCTGACGAGAAAGAACAACACCAGTTACATGCGGTGGATATATCAAAGTCAAGCGTTCCAAAGATTGAGATGTTTCACACTTCTCTGCCAGCAGTCCAGCCTCACGAGAGTTCCTACTCTCAGCAGAAGTCACAGACCAGCGAGACAACAGTTCCGAGACCTGTACCATCATTCACGTGCTCCTCTGGGGCAGTGCCTGTACCATCATTCACGTGCTCCTCTGGGGCAGTGCCTGTACCATCATTCACGTGCTCCTCTGGGGCAGTGCCTGTACCATCATTCACGTGCTCCTCTGGGGCAGTGCCTGTACCATCATTCACGTGCTCCTCAGGGGCAGTACCTGTACCATCAACCACGTGTTCCTCAGGGGCAGTACTTATGCCATCATTCACATGCTCCTCAGGGGCAGTACCTGTACCATCAACCACGTGTTCCTCAGGGGCAGTACTTATGCCATCATTCACATGCTCCTCTGGGGCAGTGCCTGTACCATCATCCACGTGCTCCTCAGGGGCAGTACCTATGCCATCATTCAGCTGTTCCTCTGGGGCAGTGCCTAACAACCGTCCAGTTCCATCCACACCCTTCTACCCCGTGCCTTCCTGCTCGCAGCCCTTCATCACTGGTCTACCTTCCTACAGTTATCCAAGCTACGTCCCACCACCGTATGTAACAAACCAGAGGAGTCTCTACCCGGCTACCTCTTTCTCTTCGGATCCCCTCGCTTCAGCTTTCCATGCTCCGATCTCGACTTACACGGGATACCCAAGTTCATCTTATCCATATTTTTATCAACAGTAAGCGAAGTCACCTGTTATGTGTATAAATGTATCAAATTGCCAGAGAGTAATATAtagttattatttattttttgtaaataaattctatgcacctttctttaattctatgcacctttctttaatatatgtaagcagAAAAATGTTGGcacttttcattgatttttcgaatttttgtaataaaaaataaaggaacAGAACTCCATGTATCACTAGTTTATATCTCTACTTTTAGAAAAGATCTTAATTTTTCGATCGTATAGgaaggaaatacatgtactataatggTGCATTTTAAACATGTTATCCAAAACGTCAAGTACTCCGTATCTCAACAAACAAAAGGCTTTTGCCGTAAAGGTCAGTTTTGACATGGCTTCAAGATGTGCTGAAAAAATACACGTAAAAAGTTTGGTGTGTGATTTGTACTTTATCTGCTGTGGCAAACTTGTACTCATACAGTATCGGTCGCGGGGATCAGTGGTCGGAGCGTTCCCCTCTTGACCGGAAGATCCTGGGTTCGAGTACCGCTCGCTTGTGGATTATTCCCTTGAATGATATACGCATCGGGTTAAATACAACTTTTAGACTTGGTCGTTGGTTGATTAAGGTTTGTGATATTTGCGACAGTACGTGTGGCGATTTTGGTATCTACATAGGTGACCTTGTGACCTACATGCACATATAACCTTTTGACCTTATTCGGGCTTGTGATTAATCCAAACAAAGAGGATATGCAATGTTGGCAATAGTTTAATGGGTTTTACTGTTATGCTAGAATGAGCTACAATCTAGCCTTTTTGGCGAGATAATGCGTGAGAGCTTCTGAGAGTTTCTGTCCTGCTACATTTACCCACGGTCATGGAAAACCATTTAATTAATTCAACACTGTCGCATtctctaattacatgtatttttaaatgaagtattagtatttcaagatatttttaaCCGAAGTATTGTCAGCAATACTACCAATTAAAATTTGCTCTATGATCAGAATGGGAGGTGTAATTTAACATCCTTTTGAAGGTGTAACTGTAATCATTTAAAGCTGCATGCGTTGCAAATATTTAGAGAGCGTCACAATTGTTtagatttaagatttttttccccCAATTATGGGCCCATATTGTATAATGAAAGCAC is a window from the Ostrea edulis chromosome 5, xbOstEdul1.1, whole genome shotgun sequence genome containing:
- the LOC130055128 gene encoding paired box protein Pax-9-like — its product is MGGAYVNGKALSESVRRQIVEMSQNNIRACDIAKQLKVSHGCVSKLLKKYRNTGSYKAGSTGGSKPKVAVPEVVKMIMGYKDENPTIFAWEIRERLIKERKVTKFNIPSISSINRILRINPSDTTRRSSLGSSSSPSSSESSVSPPILVKRSPVGYSINAILGHQNAPENSEVSSTPIMPQLRKRKFGEIDDGDDILKIAVKSARLIEEDEPPEKTTEKSDSTGCSLPAAPQPPTTDLCKDLGSLLDMLPWVPSQISSFKSNPANQLDDSFASLIGSNKGTLGKDIQENQTAPDEKEQHQLHAVDISKSSVPKIEMFHTSLPAVQPHESSYSQQKSQTSETTVPRPVPSFTCSSGAVPNNRPVPSTPFYPVPSCSQPFITGLPSYSYPSYVPPPYVTNQRSLYPATSFSSDPLASAFHAPISTYTGYPSSSYPYFYQQ